The proteins below come from a single Streptomyces sp. MRC013 genomic window:
- a CDS encoding DUF4192 domain-containing protein, giving the protein MNAHHDHTGPHGASPAGGALPVSTAGFTDEPRITLRGPAELADALPYTLGFHPTDSVVLLALHGKRGRFGGRLRLGIPRSPDEWAPVAEQLAECLVEGAERRGSRPDGIVVFLCQDPVEGESGRKVMERLRPFAQKLRTACGALDVPVYEALCLSDGRFWSYCCPDSDCCPPDGTALTPPGTSVMAAAAAYAGIHVRGSLRDMEARLRPRTARAAVAEQERALDTASAALVHRILDTKTCKDVRDDTIRLARRIVDRLAEHPSLADERASDTRDDALITHEEAAELIVGLQDRRTRDRAAEWMEGPEADHALRLWRALARRCVGVYGEHAAAPLTLAGWVAWSTADEPGARVALGLALEADPEYVFARLLHQACNEQLDPETLRECLRGERGARAETETRRAFRTRTAGRGAGARGVRRRLRARVGRPRGTAQGAPSTGPGSARPADGTGPGAGADRRTAPREPCGTRDGGPGDGPSGAGEADGSDRGSAR; this is encoded by the coding sequence ATGAACGCACACCACGACCACACCGGCCCCCACGGGGCGTCCCCGGCCGGCGGCGCGCTGCCCGTCAGCACCGCCGGCTTCACCGACGAGCCCCGGATCACCCTGCGCGGCCCCGCCGAACTGGCCGACGCGCTTCCCTACACACTCGGCTTCCATCCCACCGACTCCGTGGTCCTCCTCGCCCTGCACGGTAAGCGCGGCCGCTTCGGCGGGCGGCTCAGGCTGGGTATTCCGCGCTCACCCGACGAATGGGCGCCCGTCGCCGAGCAGCTCGCCGAATGCCTGGTGGAGGGGGCCGAACGCCGCGGCTCGCGGCCGGACGGCATCGTCGTCTTCCTGTGCCAGGATCCCGTCGAGGGGGAGAGCGGCAGGAAGGTGATGGAGCGGCTGCGGCCCTTCGCCCAGAAGCTGCGCACGGCCTGCGGGGCCCTCGACGTGCCCGTGTACGAGGCGCTGTGCCTGTCCGACGGCAGGTTCTGGTCGTACTGCTGCCCCGACAGCGACTGCTGCCCACCCGACGGCACCGCGCTCACCCCGCCCGGCACGTCGGTCATGGCGGCGGCAGCCGCCTACGCCGGCATCCACGTCCGGGGCTCGCTGCGCGATATGGAGGCCCGGCTCAGGCCCCGCACCGCGCGCGCCGCCGTGGCCGAGCAGGAGCGGGCCCTGGACACCGCCAGCGCCGCGCTCGTCCACCGGATCCTCGACACCAAGACGTGCAAGGACGTACGGGACGACACGATCCGCCTGGCCCGACGGATCGTCGACCGGCTCGCCGAGCACCCGTCCCTCGCCGACGAGCGCGCCTCCGACACGCGGGACGACGCACTGATCACACACGAGGAGGCCGCCGAACTGATCGTCGGACTGCAGGACCGCCGCACCCGGGACCGCGCCGCCGAGTGGATGGAGGGTCCGGAGGCGGACCACGCGCTCCGCCTCTGGCGCGCTCTGGCCCGCCGCTGCGTCGGCGTCTACGGCGAGCACGCCGCCGCGCCCCTCACTCTCGCCGGATGGGTCGCCTGGTCGACCGCCGACGAGCCCGGCGCCCGGGTCGCCCTGGGGCTGGCACTCGAAGCCGACCCCGAGTACGTCTTCGCCCGGCTGCTGCACCAGGCGTGCAACGAACAGCTGGACCCGGAGACGCTCCGCGAGTGCCTGCGCGGCGAGCGCGGGGCCCGTGCGGAGACCGAGACGCGCCGTGCGTTCCGCACCCGGACGGCCGGACGGGGAGCCGGAGCGCGCGGAGTACGGCGCCGGCTGCGCGCCAGGGTGGGCCGTCCCAGGGGAACCGCTCAGGGTGCCCCGTCCACGGGGCCCGGCTCCGCACGCCCCGCCGACGGTACCGGCCCCGGAGCGGGTGCGGACCGGCGCACCGCCCCGCGGGAACCGTGCGGCACGCGCGACGGCGGACCCGGCGACGGCCCGTCCGGTGCCGGGGAAGCGGACGGGAGCGACCGGGGGAGCGCCCGATGA
- a CDS encoding RecQ family ATP-dependent DNA helicase — translation MDDPELRAEADAVLAELVGAPQGAARLREDQWQAVSALVEERRRALVVQRTGWGKSAVYFVATALLRRRGAGPTVIVSPLLALMRNQVEAAERAGIRARTINSANPEEWDTVYEEVERGGTDVLLVSPERLNSVDFREQVLPGLAATTGLLVVDEAHCISDWGHDFRPDYRRLRAMLGDLAPGVPVLATTATANARVTADVAEQLGTGGSEALVLRGSLERESLRLGVVRLPDAAHRLAWLAEHLDELPGSGIVYTLTVAAAEEATAFLRQRGFEVAPYTGRTENADRLQAEADLQQNRVKALVATSALGMGFDKPDLGFVVHLGSPSSPIAYYQQVGRAGRGVEHAEVLMLPGKEDEAIWRYFADTAFPPEAQVRQTLAALAAAGRPLSVPALEAAVDLRRTRLETMLKVLDVDGAVRRVKGGWTSTGRPWSYDSERYARVARQRAAEQQAMRDYVSTSRCRMEFLRRQLDDEGAVPCGRCDNCAGAWIGSSVSAEALAGAAKELDRPGVEVEPRRMWPTGMPALGVDLKGRIPAGEQCSTGRALGRLSDIGWGNRLRPLLAGDAPDGPVPDDVLKAAVAVLADWARSPGGWAPNVPDASARPVGVVAVPSLTRPHLVGSLARGIAAVGRLPQLGGLAYTRPDGAHAARRSNSAQRLRALSDAFTVPEDLAVSLADASGPVLLVDDYTDSGWTLAVTARLLRRAGATRVLPLVLAAAG, via the coding sequence ATGGACGACCCGGAGCTCCGCGCCGAAGCCGATGCCGTACTCGCCGAGCTCGTCGGTGCCCCGCAAGGGGCCGCGCGGCTGCGGGAGGACCAGTGGCAGGCGGTGTCGGCCCTGGTGGAGGAGCGCCGGCGCGCGCTGGTGGTGCAGCGCACCGGCTGGGGCAAGTCGGCGGTGTACTTCGTCGCCACGGCGCTGCTGCGGCGGCGCGGAGCGGGTCCCACGGTGATCGTCTCCCCGCTGCTGGCGCTCATGCGCAACCAGGTCGAGGCGGCGGAGCGGGCCGGTATCCGGGCGCGCACCATCAACTCGGCCAACCCGGAGGAGTGGGACACCGTCTACGAGGAGGTCGAGCGCGGCGGGACCGACGTCCTCCTGGTGAGCCCGGAGCGCCTCAACTCCGTGGACTTCCGCGAGCAGGTCCTGCCCGGGCTCGCAGCCACGACCGGCCTGCTGGTGGTCGACGAGGCGCACTGCATCTCCGACTGGGGCCACGACTTCCGCCCCGACTACCGCCGGCTGCGGGCCATGCTCGGCGACCTCGCGCCCGGCGTGCCGGTACTGGCCACCACCGCGACCGCCAACGCGCGGGTGACGGCGGACGTGGCCGAGCAACTGGGCACCGGCGGGAGCGAGGCCCTGGTGCTGCGCGGTTCGCTGGAACGGGAGAGCCTGCGGCTCGGCGTGGTCCGGCTGCCGGACGCGGCGCACCGGCTGGCCTGGCTCGCCGAGCACCTGGACGAACTGCCGGGTTCCGGGATCGTCTACACGCTCACCGTGGCGGCGGCCGAGGAGGCCACCGCCTTCCTGCGGCAGCGCGGCTTCGAGGTGGCCCCCTACACGGGGCGCACGGAGAACGCCGACCGGTTGCAGGCCGAGGCGGACCTCCAGCAGAACCGGGTCAAGGCGCTCGTGGCGACCTCCGCGCTCGGCATGGGCTTCGACAAGCCCGACCTGGGCTTCGTGGTCCACCTCGGCTCGCCGTCCTCGCCGATCGCCTACTACCAGCAGGTGGGCCGCGCCGGCCGCGGGGTGGAGCACGCGGAGGTGCTGATGCTGCCGGGCAAGGAGGACGAGGCGATCTGGCGCTACTTCGCCGACACCGCCTTCCCGCCCGAGGCGCAGGTCCGGCAGACCCTCGCGGCCCTCGCCGCCGCGGGGCGGCCGCTGTCCGTACCGGCCCTGGAGGCGGCGGTGGACCTCCGGCGCACCCGCCTGGAGACGATGCTCAAGGTCCTCGACGTGGACGGGGCGGTCAGGCGGGTCAAGGGCGGCTGGACCTCCACGGGCCGGCCGTGGTCCTACGACTCCGAACGGTACGCGCGGGTCGCCCGGCAGCGGGCGGCCGAGCAGCAGGCCATGCGCGACTACGTGAGCACCTCCCGGTGCCGGATGGAGTTCCTGCGCCGGCAGCTGGACGACGAGGGGGCCGTGCCGTGCGGCCGGTGCGACAACTGCGCCGGCGCCTGGATCGGCTCGTCCGTCTCGGCCGAGGCGCTGGCGGGGGCGGCGAAGGAACTGGACCGTCCGGGCGTGGAGGTCGAGCCGCGCCGGATGTGGCCGACGGGGATGCCCGCGCTGGGCGTCGACCTCAAGGGCCGCATCCCCGCCGGTGAGCAGTGCTCCACCGGGCGCGCCCTGGGGCGGCTCTCGGACATCGGCTGGGGCAACCGGCTGCGTCCGCTGCTGGCCGGGGACGCGCCCGACGGCCCGGTCCCCGACGACGTCCTGAAGGCCGCGGTGGCCGTCCTCGCCGACTGGGCGCGGTCCCCGGGCGGCTGGGCGCCGAACGTCCCGGACGCCTCCGCCCGGCCGGTGGGCGTCGTCGCCGTACCGTCCCTGACCCGCCCGCACCTGGTCGGCTCCCTGGCACGGGGGATCGCGGCCGTCGGCCGCCTTCCCCAACTGGGCGGCCTGGCGTACACCCGACCGGACGGCGCGCACGCGGCCCGCCGCAGCAACTCCGCGCAACGCCTCAGGGCGCTCTCGGACGCCTTCACCGTCCCCGAGGACCTGGCGGTCTCCCTGGCGGATGCCTCGGGCCCCGTCCTGCTCGTCGACGACTACACCGACTCCGGCTGGACGCTCGCGGTCACCGCCCGCCTGCTCCGCCGGGCGGGTGCCACCCGCGTTCTCCCCCTGGTACTCGCCGCAGCCGGCTGA
- a CDS encoding ribonuclease HII, with protein MPYEPPTHTVERSIRATTGAKVIAGVDEVGRGAWAGPVTVCAAVTGLRRPPAGLTDSKLIAPKRRAPLAAELEQWATAHALGSASAEEIDRLGMTAALRLAAVRALEALPARPDAVILDGKHDYLKAPWRVRTVIKGDRSCVAVAAASVIAKVRRDAMMAELEVRDAAYAPFGFAANAGYPSPVHKAALAELGPTPQHRMTWSYLDALPRWRHLRRARVPAGAAGPESGGQLGFDF; from the coding sequence ATGCCGTACGAACCACCCACACACACCGTCGAGCGCTCGATCCGGGCGACAACCGGCGCCAAGGTCATCGCCGGAGTCGACGAAGTCGGACGCGGGGCGTGGGCAGGACCCGTCACGGTGTGCGCCGCCGTCACCGGACTGCGCCGTCCCCCCGCCGGACTCACCGACTCCAAGCTCATCGCCCCCAAGCGCCGGGCCCCTCTGGCCGCGGAGCTCGAACAGTGGGCCACGGCCCACGCCCTGGGAAGCGCCTCCGCCGAGGAGATCGACCGGCTCGGGATGACGGCGGCGCTGCGACTGGCCGCCGTACGCGCGCTGGAGGCGCTTCCGGCGCGCCCCGACGCGGTCATCCTCGACGGCAAGCACGACTACCTCAAAGCCCCCTGGCGGGTCCGTACGGTGATCAAGGGCGACCGGTCCTGCGTCGCCGTGGCGGCGGCATCGGTGATCGCCAAGGTGCGGCGGGACGCGATGATGGCCGAACTGGAGGTGCGGGACGCCGCGTACGCGCCGTTCGGTTTCGCGGCCAACGCGGGCTACCCGTCGCCGGTGCACAAGGCCGCGCTCGCCGAGCTGGGCCCCACCCCGCAGCACCGCATGACCTGGTCCTACTTGGACGCGCTGCCCCGCTGGCGGCACCTGCGCAGGGCCCGTGTCCCCGCAGGGGCGGCCGGACCGGAAAGCGGGGGCCAACTCGGCTTCGACTTCTGA
- a CDS encoding ADP-ribosylglycohydrolase family protein has translation MGWGRWPPPPSPDRRFERALASLRGLAVGDALGSQFFVPAHHPLLDRRELPPAPWQWTDDTEMACSVLAVLVSHGRVDQDALARSFAVHHDFDRGYGPAVNRMLRLVREGGDWRELAAGLFQGQGSWGNGAAMRIAPLGAWYAGDPEEAARQAEASSHTTHRHQEAVAGCVAVAAAAALAAAPQGPPRAADLLDAVVALVPHGAVGAGLRRARDLLGHDDVQAVAAVLGCGRRTSAHDTVPFALWAAARSLGDYERAFWETARAGGDVDTTCAIVGGVVAATSAGAPPADWLARTEDLPGWMPAGSRP, from the coding sequence ATAGGGTGGGGACGATGGCCGCCGCCCCCCTCTCCAGACCGGCGCTTCGAACGCGCTCTCGCCAGTCTCCGCGGGCTGGCCGTGGGGGACGCTCTGGGCTCCCAGTTCTTCGTCCCCGCCCACCACCCCCTGTTGGACCGGCGCGAGCTGCCGCCCGCCCCGTGGCAGTGGACCGACGACACCGAGATGGCCTGTTCGGTCCTGGCCGTCCTCGTCTCCCACGGCCGCGTCGACCAGGACGCGCTCGCCCGCTCCTTCGCCGTGCACCACGACTTCGACCGCGGCTACGGCCCCGCCGTCAACCGCATGCTCCGGCTCGTCCGGGAAGGCGGTGACTGGCGCGAACTCGCCGCCGGCCTCTTCCAGGGCCAGGGCTCCTGGGGCAACGGCGCGGCCATGCGGATCGCCCCCCTCGGCGCCTGGTACGCCGGCGACCCCGAGGAGGCCGCCCGCCAGGCGGAGGCCTCCTCCCACACCACCCACCGGCACCAGGAGGCGGTGGCGGGCTGCGTGGCGGTCGCGGCCGCCGCCGCACTCGCCGCCGCGCCGCAGGGACCGCCCCGCGCCGCAGACCTCCTCGACGCCGTCGTCGCCCTGGTGCCGCACGGCGCCGTCGGCGCCGGGCTGCGGCGCGCCCGCGACCTGCTCGGTCACGACGACGTGCAGGCGGTCGCCGCCGTCCTCGGCTGCGGCCGGCGCACCAGCGCGCACGACACGGTGCCCTTCGCCCTGTGGGCCGCCGCCCGCTCCCTCGGCGACTACGAACGGGCCTTCTGGGAGACCGCGCGGGCCGGCGGCGACGTCGACACGACGTGTGCCATCGTCGGCGGTGTGGTGGCCGCCACATCGGCCGGTGCGCCGCCCGCCGACTGGCTCGCCCGCACCGAGGACCTCCCCGGCTGGATGCCGGCCGGCTCCCGGCCCTGA
- a CDS encoding YdbC family protein has product MLVKWIRCTVVDRRGFERGQRKWAGLLGEPGFRGQGGGWSRLRPGVVHVFSFWESRPFYDSFMARSHARLAATQSGTFKDAQVKLFDHRFDVKTGFEPRFADADVVRVAHSRVHEGRAEHYALMQEKVWNPAMAGSPGMLRGLFAAAPGDEFLVLSMWRSAAEHGKYRAERVERLALRARLAADVAALTGDVVDLEAAWTV; this is encoded by the coding sequence GTGCTGGTCAAGTGGATTCGCTGCACCGTGGTGGACCGTCGGGGGTTCGAGCGGGGGCAGCGGAAATGGGCGGGGCTGCTGGGGGAGCCCGGCTTCCGGGGGCAGGGCGGCGGATGGAGCCGGCTGCGCCCCGGCGTGGTCCATGTCTTCTCCTTCTGGGAGAGCCGCCCCTTCTACGACTCCTTCATGGCGCGGTCGCACGCCAGGCTGGCCGCCACGCAGTCCGGCACCTTCAAGGACGCGCAGGTCAAGCTGTTCGACCACCGTTTCGACGTGAAGACCGGATTCGAGCCGCGCTTCGCCGACGCCGACGTCGTACGGGTCGCCCACAGCCGTGTCCACGAGGGCCGGGCCGAGCACTACGCCCTGATGCAGGAGAAGGTGTGGAACCCGGCGATGGCCGGGTCGCCCGGCATGCTGCGCGGCCTGTTCGCAGCGGCCCCGGGCGACGAGTTCCTGGTCCTGTCGATGTGGCGGTCGGCGGCCGAGCACGGAAAGTACCGGGCCGAGCGGGTGGAACGGCTCGCCCTGCGCGCCCGGTTGGCGGCCGACGTGGCCGCCCTCACCGGGGACGTCGTGGACCTGGAGGCGGCCTGGACGGTCTGA
- a CDS encoding TerD family protein: MSSLNKGVEKVEVALKWDPNTGGGPVHDLDVIAAVYGAGDPAGEPAYLVHFESRSPDGTITLSRDSRTGQGLGIDESMLLELTRLAPVYTRVVVGVAIQQGGGRVVFGDVASTRVIVKEGYDELFLDDFTAVRGSTAATVVEFTREAPDTWVHRPVVRGFDCDPDSFTRLMGTCG; the protein is encoded by the coding sequence GTGAGCAGCCTCAACAAGGGCGTCGAGAAGGTCGAGGTGGCCCTCAAGTGGGACCCGAACACCGGTGGCGGCCCGGTCCACGACCTCGACGTCATCGCCGCCGTCTACGGTGCCGGGGACCCGGCCGGCGAGCCGGCGTACCTGGTCCACTTCGAGAGCCGCTCGCCGGACGGCACCATCACGCTGAGCAGGGACAGCCGCACGGGGCAGGGCCTGGGCATCGACGAGTCGATGCTGCTCGAGCTCACCCGGCTCGCCCCCGTCTACACGCGCGTGGTGGTGGGCGTCGCCATCCAGCAGGGCGGCGGCCGGGTCGTCTTCGGCGACGTGGCGAGCACCCGGGTGATCGTCAAGGAAGGCTACGACGAGTTGTTCCTCGACGACTTCACCGCCGTGCGGGGCTCCACCGCGGCGACCGTCGTGGAGTTCACCCGCGAGGCCCCGGACACCTGGGTGCACAGGCCCGTGGTCCGCGGCTTCGACTGCGACCCGGACTCCTTCACCCGTCTGATGGGCACCTGCGGGTAG
- the nrdR gene encoding transcriptional regulator NrdR, whose protein sequence is MHCPFCRHPDSRVVDSRTTDDGTSIRRRRQCPDCSRRFTTVETCSLMVVKRSGVTEPFSRTKVINGVRKACQGRPVTEDALAQLGQRVEEAVRATGSAELTTHDVGLAILGPLQELDLVAYLRFASVYRAFDTLEDFETAIAELRERRPSAGERGTGATPGVPVPATAAD, encoded by the coding sequence GTGCACTGCCCCTTCTGCAGGCACCCCGACAGCCGTGTCGTCGACAGTCGCACCACCGACGACGGGACGTCCATCCGGCGCCGTCGCCAGTGCCCCGACTGCTCCCGCCGCTTCACCACGGTGGAGACCTGCTCCCTCATGGTCGTGAAGCGGAGCGGGGTGACCGAGCCCTTCAGCAGGACCAAGGTCATCAACGGCGTGCGCAAGGCCTGCCAGGGGCGGCCCGTCACCGAGGACGCCCTCGCCCAGCTGGGGCAACGGGTCGAGGAGGCTGTCCGGGCGACCGGCAGCGCGGAGCTCACCACCCACGACGTCGGCCTCGCCATACTCGGTCCGCTGCAGGAGCTCGACCTCGTCGCGTACCTGCGCTTCGCGTCCGTGTACCGCGCGTTCGACACGCTGGAGGACTTCGAGACCGCCATCGCGGAACTGCGCGAGCGGCGGCCTTCCGCGGGGGAGCGCGGCACCGGTGCGACCCCCGGGGTCCCGGTGCCCGCGACAGCCGCCGACTGA
- the lexA gene encoding transcriptional repressor LexA, whose translation MTTTADSAAITAQDRSQGRFEPMHAMTVKNPDEAGTASEPAKPARSLPGRPPGIRADSSGLTDRQRRVIEVIRDSVQRRGYPPSMREIGQAVGLSSTSSVAHQLMALERKGFLRRDPHRPRAYEVRGSDQPSTQPADTTGKPAASYVPLVGRIAAGGPILAEESVEDVFPLPRQLVGDGELFVLKVVGDSMIEAAICDGDWVTVRRQPVAENGDIVAAMLDGEATVKRFKREDGHVWLLPHNAAYQPIPGDEATILGKVVAVLRRV comes from the coding sequence GTGACCACCACCGCAGACAGCGCCGCCATCACCGCCCAGGACCGCTCCCAGGGCCGATTCGAACCGATGCACGCCATGACCGTGAAGAACCCGGACGAAGCGGGCACGGCTTCCGAGCCCGCCAAGCCCGCGCGCTCCCTCCCCGGCCGGCCCCCCGGCATCCGGGCCGACAGCTCCGGCCTCACGGACCGGCAGCGAAGGGTCATCGAGGTCATCCGCGACTCCGTGCAGCGGCGCGGGTATCCGCCGTCGATGCGGGAGATCGGCCAAGCGGTCGGCCTCTCCAGCACGTCGTCGGTGGCGCACCAACTCATGGCCCTGGAGCGCAAGGGGTTCCTCCGGCGGGACCCGCACCGGCCGCGCGCGTACGAGGTGCGGGGCTCCGACCAGCCGAGCACGCAGCCCGCGGACACCACCGGGAAGCCCGCCGCGTCGTACGTCCCGCTCGTCGGCCGGATCGCCGCCGGCGGGCCGATCCTCGCCGAGGAGTCGGTCGAGGACGTCTTCCCCCTCCCCCGGCAGCTGGTGGGCGACGGTGAGCTGTTCGTCCTGAAGGTCGTGGGGGACTCCATGATCGAGGCCGCGATCTGCGACGGCGACTGGGTCACGGTCCGCCGCCAGCCGGTCGCGGAGAACGGCGACATCGTGGCCGCCATGCTGGACGGCGAGGCTACGGTCAAGCGCTTCAAGCGGGAGGACGGCCACGTCTGGCTGCTACCGCACAATGCCGCCTACCAGCCCATCCCCGGCGACGAGGCCACCATCCTCGGCAAGGTGGTGGCGGTCCTGCGACGGGTCTGA
- a CDS encoding ATP-dependent DNA helicase: MTKPSLPELLHAAVAAVGGVERPGQVAMAEAVAQAIDDGTHLLVQAGTGTGKSLGYLVPVLAHGDRVVVATATLALQRQLVERDLPRTVEALHPLLRRRPDFAMLKGRSNYLCLHRLHEGVPQEEEDGLFDPFEAAAPTSKLGRDLLRLRDWSDETETGDRDDLTPGVSDRAWGQVSVTSRECLGASRCAYGAECFAEAARERAKLADVVVTNHALLAIDAIEGAPVLPQHEVLIVDEAHELVSRVTGVATGELTPGQVNRAVRRAAKFVDEKAADQMQTAAEGFERLMELALPGRLQEIPEDLAYALMALRDAARAVITALGGTRDRSGQDEDAVRKQAVASVESVHAVAERIANGSEYDVVWYERHDRFGASLRVAPLSVSGLLRDKLFADRSVVLTSATLKLGGDFNGVGASLGLAAEGVEGEDLPVWRGIDVGSPFDYPKQGILYVARHLATPGREGGRTDMVDELAELIEAAGGRTLGLFSSMRAAQAAAEELRGRSDKPVLLQGEDTLGELIKAFARDAETCLFGTLSLWQGVDVPGPSCQLVVMDRIPFPRPDDPLMSARQKAVEEAGGNGFMAVAATHAALLMAQGAGRLVRATGDRGVVAVLDPRLANARYGSFLRASMPDFWYTTDRNQVRRSLAAIDQAAKAAV, translated from the coding sequence ATGACGAAGCCATCCCTCCCCGAGCTCCTCCACGCCGCCGTCGCCGCCGTCGGCGGTGTGGAAAGGCCAGGCCAGGTCGCCATGGCCGAGGCCGTCGCCCAGGCCATCGACGACGGCACGCACCTGCTGGTCCAGGCCGGCACCGGCACCGGCAAATCCCTCGGCTACCTGGTGCCCGTACTGGCCCACGGGGACCGCGTCGTCGTGGCGACGGCCACGCTGGCCCTGCAGCGGCAGCTCGTCGAGCGGGACCTGCCCCGGACGGTCGAGGCGCTGCACCCGCTGCTGCGCCGCCGCCCGGACTTCGCGATGCTCAAGGGCCGCTCCAACTACCTGTGCCTGCACCGGCTCCACGAGGGCGTGCCGCAGGAGGAGGAGGACGGGTTGTTCGACCCGTTCGAGGCGGCCGCCCCGACCAGCAAGCTCGGACGGGACCTGCTGAGGCTGCGGGACTGGTCGGACGAGACCGAGACGGGCGACCGGGACGACCTGACGCCGGGCGTCTCCGACCGGGCGTGGGGGCAGGTGTCCGTCACGTCGCGCGAGTGCCTGGGGGCGAGCAGGTGCGCGTACGGAGCCGAGTGCTTCGCGGAGGCCGCGCGCGAACGCGCCAAGCTCGCCGACGTCGTGGTGACCAACCACGCGCTCCTCGCCATCGACGCGATCGAGGGCGCCCCGGTCCTGCCGCAGCACGAGGTGCTGATCGTCGACGAGGCGCACGAGCTGGTGTCCCGCGTGACCGGTGTCGCCACCGGCGAGCTCACTCCCGGCCAGGTCAACCGCGCGGTGCGGCGGGCTGCCAAGTTCGTCGACGAGAAGGCCGCCGACCAGATGCAGACCGCGGCGGAGGGGTTCGAGAGGCTGATGGAGCTGGCCCTGCCCGGCCGCCTCCAGGAGATCCCCGAGGACCTCGCGTACGCACTGATGGCCCTGCGGGACGCGGCACGCGCGGTGATCACGGCACTGGGCGGCACACGGGACCGGTCCGGCCAGGACGAGGACGCCGTCCGCAAGCAGGCCGTGGCCTCCGTGGAGAGCGTCCACGCGGTGGCGGAGCGCATCGCCAACGGCTCCGAGTACGACGTGGTCTGGTACGAGCGGCACGACCGCTTCGGCGCGTCCCTGCGGGTGGCGCCGCTGTCCGTGTCGGGGCTGCTGCGCGACAAGCTGTTCGCGGACCGGTCGGTCGTCCTGACCTCCGCCACGCTGAAGCTGGGCGGGGATTTCAACGGGGTGGGGGCGTCGCTGGGACTCGCCGCCGAGGGAGTCGAAGGCGAGGATCTCCCGGTGTGGAGGGGCATCGACGTCGGGTCGCCGTTCGACTACCCGAAGCAGGGCATCCTCTACGTGGCCCGCCACCTCGCGACGCCGGGGCGGGAGGGCGGCCGGACGGACATGGTGGACGAGCTGGCGGAGCTGATCGAGGCGGCCGGGGGCCGGACCCTGGGCTTGTTCTCCTCCATGCGGGCCGCGCAGGCCGCCGCCGAGGAGCTGCGGGGACGATCGGACAAGCCCGTGCTGCTGCAGGGCGAGGACACGCTGGGCGAGCTGATCAAGGCGTTCGCCCGGGACGCGGAGACCTGCCTGTTCGGGACGCTCTCCCTGTGGCAGGGCGTCGACGTGCCGGGACCCAGCTGCCAGCTCGTGGTCATGGACCGCATCCCCTTCCCGCGTCCGGACGACCCGCTGATGAGTGCGCGCCAGAAGGCGGTGGAGGAGGCGGGGGGCAACGGCTTCATGGCCGTCGCCGCAACCCACGCGGCACTGCTCATGGCACAGGGCGCGGGCCGCCTGGTGAGGGCGACGGGCGACCGCGGTGTGGTGGCCGTCCTGGACCCGCGCCTGGCGAACGCCCGGTACGGGAGCTTCCTGCGCGCCTCGATGCCGGACTTCTGGTACACGACGGACCGCAACCAGGTCCGCCGTTCCCTCGCGGCCATCGACCAGGCGGCGAAGGCCGCGGTCTGA